In a single window of the Pedococcus dokdonensis genome:
- a CDS encoding NAD(P)-dependent alcohol dehydrogenase, giving the protein MSRTAALSTASAGAPLTATTIERRDLRDDDITIDIAYAGICHSDIHQVREEWGSAIFPMVPGHEIAGVVSAVGDGVTRYQVGDRVGVGCMVDSCGECEFCKDGQEQFCVKGAVMTYNGKGYDGEETMGGYSQQVVVSERFAVRIPDALELDVAAPLLCAGITTYNPLKRWGAGPGTKVAVVGLGGLGHLGVKFAAALGAEVTVLSQSTAKQADSTRFGAVDHRATKDDSTFKDLRGTFDLILNTVSANLPFDDYLALLKPNGAMVNVGAPSDPSSFQAFSLIGGSKVLAGSNIGGIPQTQEMLDFAAEHGIAAEIETISADQVNEAYDRVVSSDVRYRFVIDTATITA; this is encoded by the coding sequence ATGTCCCGCACCGCTGCCCTGTCCACCGCGTCCGCCGGAGCTCCGCTCACGGCGACGACCATCGAGCGTCGCGACCTGCGCGACGACGACATCACCATCGACATCGCGTACGCCGGCATCTGCCACAGCGACATCCACCAGGTCCGTGAGGAGTGGGGGAGCGCGATCTTCCCGATGGTCCCGGGCCACGAGATCGCCGGGGTCGTCTCGGCCGTCGGCGACGGGGTGACCCGCTACCAGGTCGGCGACCGCGTCGGCGTCGGCTGCATGGTCGACTCGTGCGGCGAGTGCGAGTTCTGCAAGGACGGCCAGGAGCAGTTCTGCGTCAAGGGCGCCGTCATGACCTACAACGGCAAGGGCTACGACGGCGAGGAGACGATGGGCGGCTACAGCCAGCAGGTCGTCGTGAGCGAGCGGTTCGCCGTCCGCATCCCCGACGCCCTCGAGCTCGACGTCGCGGCGCCGCTGCTGTGCGCCGGCATCACCACCTACAACCCGCTCAAGCGCTGGGGTGCGGGTCCGGGCACGAAGGTCGCCGTCGTCGGGCTGGGCGGCCTCGGGCACCTGGGCGTGAAGTTCGCCGCCGCCCTCGGGGCCGAGGTCACCGTGCTCAGCCAGTCGACCGCCAAGCAGGCCGACAGCACGCGGTTCGGCGCCGTCGACCACCGTGCCACCAAGGACGACTCGACGTTCAAGGACCTGCGCGGCACGTTCGACCTGATCCTCAACACGGTCAGCGCGAACCTGCCGTTCGACGACTACCTCGCGCTGCTCAAGCCCAACGGTGCGATGGTCAACGTGGGTGCGCCGAGCGACCCCAGCTCGTTCCAGGCGTTCTCGCTGATCGGGGGCAGCAAGGTCCTCGCCGGCTCCAACATCGGCGGGATCCCGCAGACCCAGGAGATGCTCGACTTCGCCGCCGAGCACGGCATCGCCGCCGAGATCGAGACGATCAGCGCCGACCAGGTCAACGAGGCCTACGACCGCGTCGTGAGCTCGGACGTGCGCTACCGCTTCGTCATCGACACCGCCACGATCACCGCCTGA